In Oryzias melastigma strain HK-1 linkage group LG10, ASM292280v2, whole genome shotgun sequence, a single window of DNA contains:
- the LOC112153586 gene encoding uncharacterized protein LOC112153586: MHVVLFTLLILQLGCCSDEGFETKTANAGDNVTLLCNNLQLDFGFFYWIKIVPEKIPEIVGKKFGKSDEFSKIAHFTTTNEDGRCFLHIAKAKPSDSAFYYCLTLEGYQINFLKAVFLEIKGPDSQVSAVVQSSVDPVSAGDVVALQCSVLSEFKNEACPEEQRLFWFRKTKNDSNPTFIYTRSSSDGDCDGGTETQPLQSCVYSFLKNVSSSDAGLYYCAVAECGKMIFGNGTKLDVQGNALFKIMA, translated from the exons ATGCATGTCGTACTTTTCACACTGCTGATACTTCAACTTGGAT GTTGTTCAGATGAAGGATTTGAAACAAAGACTGCAAACGCAGGAGACAATGTGACTCTGCTCTGTAATAACTTACAGTTggactttggatttttttactgGATCAAAATTGTTCCCGAAAAAATTCCTGAAATCGTAGGAAAAAAATTTGGCAAAAGTGACGAATTTAGCAAGATTGCTCACTTTACAACCACTAATGAAGATGGAAGATGTTTTCTACACATTGCAAAAGCAAAGCCGAGTGACTCTGCCTTTTATTACTGCTTAACACTTGAAGGCTaccaaataaactttttgaagGCAGTGTTTCTTGAAATTAAAG GACCAGACTCTCAAGTTTCTGCAGTCGTTCAAAGTTCTGTTGATCCGGTTTCTGCAGGAGACGTTGTGGCTCTGCAGTGTTCAGTTCTCTCTgagtttaaaaatgaagcatGTCCAGAAGAACAGAGACTGTTCTGGTTCAGAAAGACTAAAAATGATTCCAACCCCACTTTTATTTACACCAGAAGCAGCAGTGATGGTGACTGTGACGGGGGTACAGAGACTCAGCCTCTGCAGAGTTGTGTCTACAGTTTCTTGAAGAACGTCAGCTCCTCTGATGCTGGACTTTATTACTGTGCTGTGGCTGAATgtggaaaaatgatttttggaaATGGAACAAAACTGGATGTTCAAGGTAATGCACTTTTTAAGATAATGGCAtag
- the LOC112153694 gene encoding uncharacterized protein LOC112153694, whose product MDGIDCNTRVFRVWMGLASSLVIPEENTASPQCCTDKGVETKAANAGDDVTLSCYSESRDFGIFFWIKVVPGKMPEFVGKGFSNDDKETKIGHFTTKQDEGNCILQIAKAKTSDSAFYYCLKTIGFERFFMKAVFLEIKGPDSQVSAVVQSSVDPVSVGDVVALQCSVLSEFKSEACPEEQRVFWFRKTEDDSHPTFMYARSSSDGDCDGGTESQPLHSCVYSFLKNVSSSDAGLYHCAVAACGKMIFGNGTKLDVQVDSTQDSMSSNEFFFLSFVTSVFGLMIVTFLICVVSKKSCAVCKAACLVCKATAEYQERKQQTTTLTIAVFTKNKADKTEKSSSKGRGRLQ is encoded by the exons gtTGTACAGACAAAGGAGTTGAAACAAAGGCTGCAAATGCTGGAGACGATGTGACCCTGTCCTGTTACAGTGAAAGCCGGGACTTTGGAATATTTTTCTGGATCAAAGTTGTTCCTGGAAAAATGCCTGAATTCGTAGGAAAAGGATTCAGTAATGATGACAAAGAGACCAAGATTGGTCACTTTACAACCAAACAAGATGAAGGAAATTGTATTCTTCAAATTGCAAAAGCAAAGACAAGTGACTCTGCCTTCTATTACTGCTTAAAAACCATAGGCTTTGAGAGATTCTTTATGAAGGCAGTGTTTCTTGAAATTAAAG gaCCAGACTCTCAAGTTTCTGCAGTCGTTCAAAGCTCTGTTGATCCGGTTTCTGTAGGAGACGTTGTGGCTCTGCAGTGTTCAGTTCTCTCTGAGTTTAAAAGTGAAGCATGTCCAGAAGAACAGAGAGTGTTCTGGTTCAGAAAGACTGAAGATGATTCTCACCCCACTTTTATGTACGCCAGAAGCAGCAGTGATGGTGACTGTGATGGGGGTACAGAGTCTCAGCCTCTGCATAGTTGTGTCTACAGTTTCTTGAAGAACGTCAGCTCCTCTGATGCTGGACTTTATCACTGTGCTGTGGCTGCATgtggaaaaatgatttttggaaATGGAACAAAACTGGATGTTCAAG ttgACAGCACACAAGATTCAATGAGCAGCAAtgaatttttctttctgtcttttgtaACTTCGGTTTTCGGTCTCATGATCGTAACATTTCTGATTTGTGTTGTGTCAAAAAAATCCTGCGCTGTCTGCAAAG CAGCGTGTTTGGTCTGTAAAGCAACGGCTGAATACCAGGAG agaaaacaacaaactacAACTCTCACCATAGCAGTCTTTACTAAGAACAAAGCTGACaagacagagaaaagcagcagcaaaGGACGAGGCCGTCTacagtaa